One segment of Nocardioides sp. QY071 DNA contains the following:
- a CDS encoding PaaI family thioesterase produces the protein MTMEMFIHDEIPTDEVDRREKAVSGLADAVRDLVDATIRSTVADDELAAVQAEVAALAARLRRQQLPGSAGVRYNSAGRSWNWGNAVVGRGNAVAPPVDIVHDGFGNAHAEMTLGAAYEGPPGMVHGGMSALMLDQIMGETASGFRRLTMTGTLTLRYRRPLPLGPVRMEARIAHEEGRKITVEAQIAVPGQDAAVEATGLFLIPSWAPIDETEEGWSRSAEG, from the coding sequence ATGACCATGGAGATGTTCATCCACGACGAGATCCCGACCGACGAGGTCGACCGTCGCGAGAAGGCCGTCTCCGGTCTCGCCGACGCGGTGCGCGACCTGGTCGACGCGACCATCCGCAGCACCGTCGCCGACGACGAGCTGGCCGCGGTGCAGGCCGAGGTCGCGGCCCTCGCCGCCCGCCTGCGCCGCCAGCAGCTGCCCGGCTCCGCGGGGGTCCGCTACAACTCCGCGGGCCGCAGCTGGAACTGGGGCAACGCCGTCGTCGGGCGCGGCAACGCGGTCGCACCGCCGGTCGACATCGTCCACGACGGCTTCGGCAACGCTCACGCCGAGATGACCCTGGGGGCGGCGTACGAGGGGCCTCCGGGGATGGTGCACGGCGGCATGTCCGCGCTGATGCTCGACCAGATCATGGGCGAGACGGCGAGCGGGTTCCGGCGGCTCACGATGACCGGCACGCTGACCCTGCGCTACCGGCGCCCGCTGCCGCTCGGCCCGGTCCGGATGGAGGCCCGGATCGCCCACGAGGAGGGCCGCAAGATCACCGTCGAGGCACAGATCGCCGTACCCGGCCAGGACGCCGCGGTCGAGGCCACCGGCCTGTTCCTCATCCCGAGCTGGGCGCCGATCGACGAGACCGAGGAGGGCTGGTCCCGCTCGGCCGAGGGCTGA
- a CDS encoding MmcQ/YjbR family DNA-binding protein — protein sequence MARPTRPDVPGAYVARLRAIFARLPQCREEDAWVGVRWRVEGTTATVAHVFGGEDQLFRVMFRAEPEEVMAFQHLGAPYFKADWGGNVVGLLVDDDTDWVELGELLTDSFCLQAPQRLVDQVDRPGA from the coding sequence GTGGCTCGCCCGACCCGTCCCGACGTCCCCGGTGCCTACGTCGCCCGGCTCCGTGCGATCTTCGCGCGGCTGCCGCAGTGCCGCGAGGAGGACGCCTGGGTGGGCGTGCGCTGGCGCGTCGAGGGGACCACGGCGACGGTCGCGCACGTGTTCGGCGGGGAGGACCAGCTGTTCCGGGTCATGTTCCGCGCCGAGCCGGAGGAGGTGATGGCGTTCCAGCACCTCGGGGCGCCGTACTTCAAGGCGGACTGGGGCGGCAACGTCGTCGGCCTGCTCGTCGACGACGACACCGACTGGGTCGAGCTCGGCGAGCTGCTCACCGACTCGTTCTGCCTGCAGGCGCCCCAGCGCCTGGTCGACCAGGTCGACCGGCCCGGGGCCTAG
- a CDS encoding TetR/AcrR family transcriptional regulator, protein MRKAPQQARSREMVERIVAAGRTVLVERGYDAFSTNRVATVAGVSPGSLYQYFPDKAAILQVVIDRYWEEVADRVAASLADRIGEFGPAMVRDTADALLTALEADRELLRVVAEELPVQRNRERRAALERRVRELVTTYLAARPGTTTRPNPAVTAWVVVLAIENLAMRWVLDQPDAVTREQLLDEVLALVGGYLMA, encoded by the coding sequence GTGCGCAAGGCCCCCCAGCAGGCCCGGTCCCGGGAGATGGTCGAGCGGATCGTCGCTGCCGGACGGACGGTCCTCGTCGAGCGCGGGTACGACGCCTTCAGCACCAACCGGGTCGCGACCGTCGCGGGCGTGAGCCCCGGGTCGCTCTACCAGTACTTCCCGGACAAGGCCGCGATCCTGCAGGTCGTCATCGACCGCTACTGGGAGGAGGTCGCCGACCGCGTCGCCGCCTCGCTGGCCGACCGGATCGGCGAGTTCGGGCCGGCGATGGTCCGCGACACCGCGGACGCGCTGCTGACCGCGCTGGAGGCCGACCGGGAGCTGCTGCGCGTGGTGGCCGAGGAGCTGCCCGTGCAACGCAACAGGGAGCGCCGGGCCGCGCTGGAGCGCCGCGTGCGCGAGCTCGTCACGACGTACCTCGCCGCCCGGCCGGGCACCACCACCCGGCCGAACCCCGCGGTCACCGCCTGGGTCGTGGTGCTCGCGATCGAGAACCTCGCCATGCGCTGGGTGCTGGACCAGCCGGACGCGGTCACCCGCGAGCAGCTGCTCGACGAGGTGCTGGCACTGGTGGGCGGCTACCTGATGGCGTGA
- a CDS encoding LysE family translocator yields MIGLDQLLGFGLAALILIVIPGPSVVFVVGRAVSYGQRVALASVLGNTVGVLVVMVLVCLGLGAVVAESQLVFTGIKLAGAAFLVWLGVQALGHRREMRMGADEERAPVSPGRALRQGVMVGVSNPKTFMMFAALLPPFVDRSGEGASVPAQMLLLGCFAVAIGLLCDSAWAVAAGRARDWFVASERRGRALGAIGGTSMIGLGVGMALTGHGDR; encoded by the coding sequence GTGATCGGCCTGGACCAGCTCCTCGGCTTCGGCCTCGCTGCGCTGATCCTGATCGTCATCCCCGGTCCGAGCGTGGTGTTCGTGGTCGGCCGGGCCGTTTCCTACGGCCAGCGGGTCGCCCTGGCGAGCGTCCTCGGCAACACGGTCGGGGTGCTGGTCGTCATGGTGCTGGTGTGCCTGGGGCTGGGCGCGGTGGTGGCCGAGTCCCAGCTGGTCTTCACCGGGATCAAGCTGGCCGGCGCGGCCTTCCTGGTCTGGCTGGGCGTCCAGGCCCTGGGCCATCGCCGCGAGATGCGGATGGGCGCGGACGAGGAGCGGGCGCCGGTGTCGCCGGGCCGAGCGCTGCGCCAGGGCGTCATGGTCGGCGTCAGCAACCCCAAGACCTTCATGATGTTCGCTGCGCTGCTGCCGCCGTTCGTCGACAGGTCGGGCGAGGGGGCGTCGGTGCCGGCGCAGATGCTGCTCCTCGGCTGCTTCGCGGTCGCGATCGGCCTGCTCTGCGACTCGGCCTGGGCCGTGGCCGCCGGCCGGGCCCGCGACTGGTTCGTCGCGTCGGAGAGGCGCGGCCGCGCGCTGGGTGCGATCGGCGGTACGTCGATGATCGGGCTCGGCGTGGGCATGGCGCTCACCGGTCACGGCGACAGGTAG
- a CDS encoding enoyl-CoA hydratase-related protein: MSDRAPDAAPAVQTIRVERTLVIGLDRPAKRNAINGAVTRGLDEALNLLEDDDDLWCGVLTGGPSVFSAGADLAEGPGEPTERGGIAGIMSRTRPKPLVAAVEGYALGGGLELVLCCDLVVASRTASFGFPEVKRGLMPDFGGVFRAPRVLPANVAREMLLTGEPIGAERAERHGFVNRLVEPGTTLDVALGLAATISGNAPLAVRAALALAHDEINGDETASWEASHAAHARLLASADVAEGIGAFFERREPRWTGR, from the coding sequence ATGAGTGACCGCGCTCCCGATGCCGCCCCCGCCGTCCAGACCATCCGCGTCGAGCGCACCCTGGTGATCGGGCTCGACCGGCCGGCCAAGCGCAACGCCATCAACGGCGCGGTGACCCGCGGGCTCGACGAGGCGCTGAACCTGCTCGAGGACGACGACGACCTGTGGTGCGGCGTACTCACCGGCGGTCCGTCGGTGTTCTCGGCCGGCGCCGACCTCGCCGAGGGACCCGGCGAGCCGACCGAGCGCGGCGGCATCGCCGGGATCATGTCGCGCACGCGTCCCAAGCCGCTGGTGGCCGCGGTCGAGGGGTACGCGCTCGGCGGCGGCCTCGAGCTGGTCCTGTGCTGCGACCTGGTCGTCGCCTCGCGTACGGCGAGCTTCGGCTTCCCCGAGGTCAAGCGCGGCCTGATGCCCGACTTCGGCGGCGTCTTCCGCGCTCCCCGCGTGCTGCCGGCCAATGTCGCCCGGGAGATGCTGCTGACCGGCGAGCCGATCGGTGCCGAGCGCGCGGAGCGGCACGGGTTCGTCAACCGCCTGGTCGAGCCCGGTACGACGCTCGACGTCGCCCTCGGCCTCGCCGCCACCATCAGCGGCAACGCCCCGCTCGCCGTCCGCGCCGCCCTGGCGCTGGCGCACGACGAGATCAACGGCGATGAGACGGCCAGCTGGGAGGCGAGCCACGCCGCGCACGCCCGGCTGCTGGCGTCCGCGGACGTCGCCGAGGGGATCGGCGCCTTCTTCGAGCGGCGAGAGCCGCGCTGGACCGGGCGTTAG
- a CDS encoding oxygenase MpaB family protein, with protein sequence MSTDVAPAAEDSLPQPFPSRFRAGGERNRRLGRPLKVVGRVRGVDEALLDRIGRAMFERDELGAALADAIRLRGDAPGRVRMDQFRRALEGGLAAVPDAPPALVDFLSELERDPEWLDRDLVEEGARVFRRLGQNAQDVLLQLSLVGGYRFGGPTDLLVATGGLTGEQTLRRLAETQKWGASLTDPGSLVAPRDGQAPGEGWRLTVHVRLMHALVNHAFEDSWDTAQWGLPINQADQASTLGLFDGVLIIGSRALGVPISSSESRALMHLWKYVGWLMGVHPDFLVDDEWERHRIDYHVLLAQGPLTEAGPQLAQAVVEAQALRRYPGWPAVLQGARARYERERLLSMLTVFLGPESMRELGLPMRPPWAHAYLVALNTARYRVLKRLPGGPDRLARWGGRRAQWLLDSYFQGDAEDVGELRA encoded by the coding sequence ATGAGCACCGACGTGGCCCCGGCGGCCGAGGACTCCCTCCCACAGCCCTTCCCGTCCCGCTTCCGCGCCGGCGGCGAGCGCAACCGGCGCCTGGGCCGCCCGCTCAAGGTGGTCGGGCGGGTGCGCGGGGTGGACGAGGCGCTGCTCGACCGGATCGGCCGGGCCATGTTCGAGCGCGACGAGCTCGGCGCGGCCCTCGCGGACGCGATCCGGTTGCGAGGGGACGCTCCCGGACGGGTGCGGATGGACCAGTTCCGCCGGGCGCTCGAGGGCGGCCTGGCCGCCGTACCCGATGCGCCGCCGGCGCTCGTCGACTTCCTCTCCGAGCTCGAGCGCGACCCGGAGTGGCTCGACCGCGACCTCGTCGAGGAGGGCGCCCGGGTCTTCCGGCGGCTCGGGCAGAACGCCCAGGACGTGCTGCTCCAGCTCTCCCTCGTCGGTGGCTACCGGTTCGGCGGCCCCACCGACCTCCTCGTCGCCACCGGCGGGCTGACCGGCGAGCAGACCCTGCGCCGGCTCGCCGAGACCCAGAAGTGGGGCGCCAGCCTCACCGACCCCGGCTCGCTCGTGGCACCGCGCGACGGGCAGGCGCCCGGCGAGGGCTGGCGGCTGACCGTCCACGTCCGGCTGATGCACGCCCTCGTCAACCACGCCTTCGAGGACAGCTGGGACACCGCGCAGTGGGGGCTCCCGATCAACCAGGCCGACCAGGCCTCGACCCTCGGGCTGTTCGACGGGGTGCTGATCATCGGGTCCCGGGCGCTCGGCGTACCGATCTCGTCGTCGGAGTCCCGGGCGCTGATGCACCTGTGGAAGTACGTCGGCTGGCTGATGGGCGTGCACCCCGACTTCCTCGTCGACGACGAGTGGGAGCGGCACCGGATCGACTACCACGTGCTGCTCGCCCAGGGGCCGCTCACCGAGGCCGGGCCGCAGCTCGCGCAGGCCGTGGTCGAGGCGCAGGCGCTGCGTCGCTATCCCGGGTGGCCGGCGGTGCTGCAGGGAGCGCGTGCCCGCTACGAACGAGAGCGCCTGCTCTCGATGCTGACCGTCTTCCTCGGTCCCGAGAGCATGCGCGAGCTCGGCCTGCCGATGCGGCCGCCGTGGGCGCACGCGTACCTCGTCGCGCTCAACACCGCGCGCTACCGGGTGCTCAAGCGGCTGCCCGGCGGCCCGGACCGCCTTGCCCGGTGGGGTGGGCGGCGGGCGCAGTGGCTGCTCGACAGCTACTTCCAGGGGGATGCGGAGGACGTCGGCGAGCTCAGGGCGTGA
- a CDS encoding indolepyruvate oxidoreductase subunit beta family protein, which yields MSSWNEGRRPLTIAILAMGGEGGGVLADWIVDVGERSGYHAQTTSVAGVAQRTGATVYYVEMFPGGEPHEDDVRREPVLSLFPTPGEVDVVIASELMEAGRSIQRGFCTPDRTTLIASTNRVYSMDEKLALGDGRVDSNALLEAAHAGARRFIGADFMQLALDAHSVISAALFGALAGSGALPFARETFEDAIRAAGKGVDASLAAFALGEEAAQRPAPQPIAAAPAGSGPVAITIGKRPVDPAEEAAAAAERRREEVAAAAPASLVGPRLQAQAERIAAQFPAPARSMLLHGAVRTAVFQNTAYTDRYLDRVARLADVETGDGARLTTEGARHVALWMCYQDTIQVAQQKIRRRRIEGVRAEAKAAAGQLMNVREYLHPQVEEIADTLPTRLGRWVARSRWFGTVVGRLTRNGMVVNTTGIIGFTLLWAMAMLRPIRPRSLRFAREQAAIEAWLDRALAVAPIDYDLACEIVECQRVLKGYGETHHHSLESFDRLMAAADGLVGRTDAAATLVRLRSAALADEDGTALEQALLTVTAEQEPVAAIS from the coding sequence ATGTCCAGCTGGAACGAGGGCCGCAGGCCCCTCACGATCGCGATCCTGGCCATGGGCGGTGAGGGCGGCGGCGTGCTCGCCGACTGGATCGTCGACGTCGGCGAGAGGTCGGGCTACCACGCCCAGACCACCTCCGTCGCCGGAGTCGCGCAGCGCACCGGGGCGACGGTCTACTACGTCGAGATGTTCCCGGGCGGGGAGCCGCACGAGGACGACGTACGGCGCGAGCCGGTGCTCTCCCTCTTCCCCACCCCCGGAGAGGTCGACGTCGTCATCGCCTCCGAGCTGATGGAGGCCGGGCGCTCGATCCAGCGCGGGTTCTGCACCCCTGACCGCACGACGCTGATCGCGTCCACCAACCGCGTCTACTCGATGGACGAGAAGCTCGCCCTCGGCGACGGCCGCGTCGACAGCAACGCCCTGCTCGAGGCCGCACACGCAGGGGCCCGGAGGTTCATCGGCGCGGACTTCATGCAGCTCGCGCTGGACGCGCACAGTGTCATCAGCGCCGCGCTGTTCGGCGCGCTGGCCGGCTCGGGTGCACTGCCCTTCGCCCGCGAGACCTTCGAGGACGCCATCCGCGCGGCGGGCAAGGGCGTCGACGCGTCGCTGGCCGCCTTCGCGCTCGGGGAGGAGGCCGCACAGCGCCCGGCGCCGCAGCCGATCGCCGCGGCTCCCGCGGGCAGCGGTCCGGTCGCGATCACGATCGGCAAGCGGCCGGTCGACCCCGCGGAGGAGGCGGCCGCCGCGGCCGAACGGCGCCGCGAGGAGGTCGCGGCGGCGGCCCCGGCCTCGCTCGTCGGGCCACGCCTGCAGGCCCAGGCGGAGCGGATCGCCGCCCAGTTCCCGGCGCCGGCCCGGTCGATGCTCCTGCACGGCGCCGTCCGGACGGCGGTCTTCCAGAACACCGCCTACACGGACCGGTATCTCGACCGCGTCGCCCGGCTCGCCGACGTGGAGACCGGCGACGGCGCCCGCCTGACGACCGAGGGAGCACGCCACGTCGCCCTGTGGATGTGCTACCAGGACACCATCCAGGTCGCGCAGCAGAAGATCCGCCGCCGCCGGATCGAGGGCGTCCGCGCGGAGGCCAAGGCCGCTGCGGGGCAGCTGATGAACGTGCGGGAGTACCTCCACCCGCAGGTCGAGGAGATCGCCGACACGCTGCCGACCCGGCTCGGGCGGTGGGTCGCGCGCTCGAGGTGGTTCGGCACCGTCGTCGGCCGGCTGACCCGCAACGGGATGGTCGTCAACACGACCGGCATCATCGGCTTCACCCTGCTGTGGGCGATGGCCATGCTCCGTCCGATCCGTCCGCGCTCGCTGCGCTTCGCCCGCGAGCAGGCCGCGATCGAGGCCTGGCTCGACCGCGCCCTCGCGGTCGCGCCGATCGACTACGACCTGGCCTGCGAGATCGTCGAGTGCCAACGCGTGCTCAAGGGGTACGGCGAGACGCACCACCACAGCCTCGAGAGCTTCGACCGCCTGATGGCGGCCGCCGACGGCCTGGTCGGCCGGACCGACGCCGCGGCCACGCTCGTCCGGCTCCGCTCGGCGGCGCTGGCCGACGAGGACGGCACCGCTCTGGAGCAGGCTCTCCTCACAGTCACCGCCGAGCAGGAGCCGGTCGCGGCCATCTCGTGA
- a CDS encoding sensor domain-containing diguanylate cyclase, whose protein sequence is MEPAQLDRLLLAVQQLSMAPDLPGVQQVVRTAARELADCDGATFVLRDGGQCFYADEDAIAPLWKGHRFPLEACISGWAMLNKQHVVIPDIYLDDRIPHEAYRPTFVRSLVMMPVRSLDPIAAIGAYWAEDRTATDTEITLLQGLANATSVALDKLAVHDQLASAVALREATHHLASTDELTGLWNRRGFFEQSRVRWTPGTEAAVGFVDLDGLKVVNDSDGHSAGDALIRRLANTLSTALRETDVVARLGGDEFAVLAPGLSPDDLHARLAAAVGRRASVGTAAVTDIGLLPDALLEADAQMYAAKRRLLTSRSA, encoded by the coding sequence ATGGAGCCCGCCCAGCTGGACCGCCTGCTGCTCGCCGTACAGCAGCTGTCGATGGCCCCCGACCTGCCGGGGGTCCAGCAGGTCGTGCGGACCGCCGCCCGTGAGCTCGCCGACTGCGACGGCGCGACCTTCGTGCTGCGCGACGGCGGGCAGTGCTTCTATGCCGACGAGGACGCGATCGCCCCGCTGTGGAAGGGCCACCGGTTCCCGCTGGAGGCCTGCATCAGCGGCTGGGCCATGCTCAACAAGCAGCACGTCGTGATCCCCGACATCTACCTCGACGACCGGATCCCGCACGAGGCCTACCGGCCGACGTTCGTCCGGAGCCTGGTGATGATGCCGGTGCGCTCCCTGGACCCGATCGCCGCGATCGGCGCCTACTGGGCCGAGGACCGCACCGCCACCGACACCGAGATCACGCTGCTCCAGGGCCTGGCCAACGCCACGTCCGTCGCCCTCGACAAGCTCGCGGTCCACGACCAGCTCGCCTCCGCCGTCGCCCTGCGCGAGGCCACCCACCACCTCGCCTCCACCGACGAGCTCACCGGGCTGTGGAACCGGCGCGGCTTCTTCGAGCAGTCCCGGGTCCGCTGGACACCCGGCACCGAGGCCGCCGTGGGCTTCGTCGACCTCGACGGCCTCAAGGTCGTCAACGACTCCGACGGCCACAGCGCTGGCGACGCGCTCATCCGCCGCCTCGCCAACACCCTGTCCACCGCCCTGCGCGAGACCGACGTCGTGGCCCGGCTCGGCGGCGACGAGTTCGCCGTCCTCGCCCCCGGCCTCTCCCCCGACGACCTGCACGCCCGGCTCGCCGCCGCGGTCGGTCGCCGCGCCAGCGTCGGCACAGCCGCGGTCACCGACATCGGGCTGCTGCCGGACGCGCTGCTGGAGGCCGACGCCCAGATGTACGCCGCCAAGCGCCGCCTGCTCACCAGCCGCAGCGCCTGA
- a CDS encoding alpha/beta hydrolase fold domain-containing protein: MQVPLRAARLLTRHVVRPVLGTRLAPARQRQVIDTLMRFPLLPTGTTTVRTTLGGVPADRIETAASNPDHALLYLHGGAYVVGSPTTHRAAAAHLADATGAVAHVLDYRLAPEHPYPAAVDDALAAYCALLERGLPSERVVVAGDSAGGGLALALALRARSVGVPLPAALGLISPWVDARLDGLAEHIDDPLLTRDWLELGARSYAGRHREHPEVSPLLADPADLAALPALFVQAASDELFVDDVERFVAAARAAGAEVTYHRLEGHWHVTHLYAGMVREATEVVRELGGWLRSALP, translated from the coding sequence ATGCAGGTCCCGCTCCGAGCCGCCCGGCTGCTCACCCGCCACGTCGTCCGTCCGGTCCTCGGCACCCGCCTGGCCCCCGCGCGGCAGCGGCAGGTGATCGACACCCTGATGAGGTTCCCGCTCCTGCCCACAGGTACGACGACCGTGCGCACCACCCTCGGCGGCGTCCCGGCCGACCGGATCGAGACCGCGGCGAGCAACCCCGACCACGCGCTGCTCTACCTGCACGGCGGCGCGTACGTCGTCGGCTCCCCGACCACCCACCGCGCCGCGGCCGCCCACCTGGCCGACGCCACCGGTGCGGTCGCGCACGTCCTCGACTACCGGCTCGCGCCCGAGCACCCCTACCCGGCGGCCGTCGACGACGCCCTCGCCGCCTACTGCGCCCTGCTCGAGCGCGGCCTGCCGTCGGAGCGGGTCGTGGTCGCCGGCGACTCGGCCGGCGGCGGGCTCGCGCTGGCCCTCGCGCTGCGGGCGCGCTCGGTCGGCGTACCCCTCCCGGCGGCGCTCGGCCTCATCTCACCGTGGGTCGACGCCCGCCTCGACGGCCTCGCCGAGCACATCGACGACCCGCTGCTCACCCGCGACTGGCTGGAGCTCGGCGCGAGGTCGTACGCCGGCCGCCACCGTGAGCACCCCGAGGTCTCGCCCCTCCTCGCGGATCCCGCCGACCTGGCGGCCCTGCCGGCCCTGTTCGTACAGGCCGCGAGCGACGAGCTGTTCGTGGACGACGTCGAGCGGTTCGTGGCGGCCGCGAGGGCGGCGGGCGCCGAGGTCACCTACCACCGGCTCGAGGGGCACTGGCACGTCACGCACCTGTACGCCGGCATGGTCCGCGAGGCGACCGAGGTCGTCCGCGAGCTGGGCGGCTGGCTGCGGAGCGCGCTTCCCTAA